The Prosthecobacter fusiformis genomic sequence TCGTTCCAGATGAGCGCCTGGCGGTGCTTTCCAAGATCAGCGGCTCGCAGAAGCTGGTGCCAGCGGCCATTGAATTCGTGGACATCGCCGGTCTGGTGAAAGGAGCCAGCCAGGGTGAAGGCCTGGGCAATAAGTTCCTGAGCCACATCCGCGAAGTGGATGCCATCGTGCACGTCGTGCGCTGTTTTGAAGGCGGGGACATCACCCATGTGGACGGCAGTGTGGACCCCATCCGCGACATCGAGGTCATCAACACGGAGCTGATCCTGGCGGACATGGACAGTGTGTCCAAGCGCAAGAGCCGCTCTGAAAAGGATGCCAAGCGCGGCGTCAAGGAAGCGCAGGCCGAGTTTTCCCTCTGTGAAAAACTGCTGCCGCACCTGGACGCCATGAAACCTGCGGTCACGCTGGAACTCAATGACGAAGAGAAGAAGGTGCTGAAGTCCTTCTTCCTTTTGAGTGGAAAGCCCTGCATCTACGCCTGCAACGTGGGCGAAGACGAATTAGCTCAGGCCTCCAAGGAGCCGGACAAACATCCGCAGGTGGCCAAGGTGCGTGAATACGTGAAACATGCCCATGCTGCCAGCGCCTGTGTTGTCAGCGCCGCCATCGAGAGCGAACTGAGCGAGCTGCCGGAAGAAGATGCCAAGGCCTATCTCGCCGATCTGGGCGTGGAAGATAGCGGTGTGAACCTGCTCATCAAGAGCGTCTATGCGTTGCTGGGTCTGCAAACCTACCTGACCACCGGTGAGAAAGAAACGCGTGCCTGGACCATCACGAAAGGCATGAAGGCCCCCCAGGCTGCCGGCGTGATCCATGGTGACTTCGAGCGCGGTTTCATCGCTGCACAGATCGTTCATTATGACGACCTCGTCGCACTCGGCTCCGAGGCCAAGGCCCGCGAGGCCGGCAAGCTGCGCATCGAAGGCAAAGAATACGTCATGCGCGACGGCGACGTCGTCGAGTGGCGGTTTAACGTTTGATCCGTTCTCTACGTTTGATCCAGGTCTAAATCAGCTTGGATCAAACCTCTGTTTACAGTCCGGCCTAACTTTGAGTAAGGTCGATTTTTGTCATTCCTGCACCGGTTTGAAAACCGTCTGGCAAGCGCCGCAACGCCATTGCTTGCGGCCGATAAGGATCGGAAAATTGAGGAGAATCAGGCTGAGGAAGGACATTTGGCGGGGGAATTCGTCAGGTGCTGTTTCTGCGGATCCACATGAGGGACAATGAACCTCCACCGCATCTGGACTGGACTGCGGGGTGTCCGCCGCCAGGAATTCCTGGGCCGCCTCCAGATCTTCCCCGGCAATTTGAACCCTCACTCCGCCGATGGCATTGGAGTAAAGCCAGTACATCTGCACAGTATTTTCATCCTGGACGAATGCGGGGATGCCTGCTGCCTCCAGCCTCATGCGTAGCAGATGCGCCTCCTCAGGTTTGCTGAATGTGGCGAAGGTGATCATAAGCGATGCTGGAAGCATGGTGGGATTTGAAGGAATGAAGATCAATTCCAATTCCTTGCTCTTTATCAGATTTCCTAAATCTGAGGCCTGCCGATGACGGAGGCTTGCTTCCAAAATTCCTTATGGTTAAAACAGGGAAATGAAACCGCTCTTGGCTGTCCTTTTTGTCATTGCATTGACCCCCGCCGCATTCTGCCAGGAAGTGCGTGTTTTCACCAATGCCCAAGGGGTGGCCATCAGGGCAGCGCTCATCTCAGTCGCCAACGGACAGGCGACGATCAAGCGTGAGGACGGTGCCCAGTTTGCTGTGCCAGTGACGGCCTTCAGTGCGGTGGATCAAGAATACATCCGCCAGTGGTCGGCAAAGCCTGCCCCAACGAGTGCCGCCGCTGGCCCGAATGCCAGTCTGGACGCAGCCACTTTAAACGCGCTGGCCGGGCAGAGCATCTTTGATGAACTGTCTCTCTGGGAAAGTCCAGGCGAAGGCGTGGCGGAGCGCCTGCAACTGCGTCGTGAATCCCAGACCTCCAATCAGAGCAGCTTCCGCTCATACCCGAAGGAAGACTTCCGTGTATTCGGCGCGCGGCCTTTCTCCGTGGCGCTATATGCGGATGAGGGAAAGACGACCAGCCTTTCTCTGGTCTTTGCCAACAAGGGCGATCTCTTTGGCTCGAAAGGAAGCGCGGAATTGCACTTCGATAAAGACACCCCTCCCGCTGAGGCTGAGAAGATTGTCAAAAAAGCCATGGATGCCGATTTGAAGGCCATCTCTGAAACGATCACGGCTAAACTGGGTGCGCCCAAGAGGGAACGTTTTGGCGAAGGCAAGACCGGGCGCATGAACATGCAGCGCTGGGACTGGCGCGGTCATTCCATCCTGCTGGCGGAAGCGGAGGGTGAATATGTGGGGCTACAAATTGTGCCAACCGCCTTTGCCGATGCTGGTGGAAAATCCACCCGCGTGCCGGATGCTGTCATTCGAGAGCGCTCCAGCAAAAACGTGCTGAAGCGCCCGAATGGTGATGTGGTTATCCAAGACATCCCCATGGTGGACCAGGGGCCAAAGGGCTACTGCGTACCCGCCACGGCTGAGCGCGCCATGCGTTACCTCGGTGTTTCGGCCGATATGTACATTCTAGCCAATGCAGGTGGGACTGGATATGGCGGCGGCACCAGTGTTTCCAAACTGCTGGAGGGAGTTGGCCGTTACATCCGCGCCAAGGGACGTTCCTTTGATACCTGGGAAGGCGCCATGTCCGTGCGAGATCTGGCCAAGCACATCGACAAAGGCATCCCCGTCATTTGGGCACTCAGCAGCACGAAGGCCTTCAATGAAACCGCCAACCGCCGGACCGATGAGCGCAAGACCGTCACCGAATGGAGCGAATGGAAGAAAAAGCTGGCCGTGGACACAGCGGATAACGTCCTCATGCCTGATAGTGAATCCGGCCACGTGGTGCTCATTATCGGCTACAACAAAGAAACGGGCGAAATCGCCTTCAGCGACAGTTGGGGCGAACGCTTCATGGAGCGCTGGATCACCATCAAAGAGGCCGACCTCGTCTCGCAGAGATACTACTACGTTGTTGGGTTTTGAGCGGGAAGGGGAGGTTTAACGGTCCGCCCAGCCAATATGCGTGATTTTTAGATCTCCATCCGCAATATCCTCCCAATATTCAATGGCAAACCGGCCCATCACGCAGCCAGCAATTCTGCGGTCAGTGGCGTCGCGTCTCTCGTATTCTGCATGATATGAGGGGAACTCACGGATGGCTTCTAATTTCCTGCGGAGGAGTTGCCTGTCAGCGGCACGCAAATTCAGCAAAAACTCTATTGCCTCATCCAGCAGAAAAAGACGGTACCTCATGGTGCTTCTTCAGCGTCTTTGGCATCGAGTTTTGTCTCGACTTCTTCCCACGGAATCCAACGTGAGGGCGATTTATCATTCAGTGCTGCGGCAGTCCGTGTAGCCCAATGAGGATCGGACTCCCGCGCCCGCAAATCGATCAAATAGCCCATAAGCTGGTTGCGACCTTCCGGAGGGAGGCTGGCAATCTCCTGTTTTAAGGATTCTAAGCTCATGAAAGAATAATCCTCTAAATCAGCCAACAATCAAGGCAAGGGAATAGCCTTGCCCACCCAAAGGCGCGCTGAGGTCTCACTTCGTCCTGAAATAAGCATGCCCCGGATCACCCTTGCTCAGCAGGTAGGCGAGGAGGTCAAGGATGTCGTCTTCGCTGAGCATGTTCACAAGACCGGCGGGCATCATGGAGGTTTTGCTGGGCTCGATGCTGGCGATGTCGCCGCGTTTCAGGCTCTGATTGGCGTTGGGGTCCATCATGTTGATGTTCACCATCAGGGTGTCTTCCTTCAGGTTCATGATGCGGCCGACGACGAGGCTGCCGTCCTTCATTTTGAAGTCCATGCTGCCATACTGATCGCTGATTTCCTTGCTCGGTTCGATGATGGATTCCAGGAGGTCTTTGGGGCCAAACTTCCCACTCACACTCGTCAGGTCAGGGCCCACAGCACCGCCTTCAAAGTTGAAACGGTGGCAGGCATAACAACCGATGGCACCAAAACTGTTGCGGCCATTTTCAAAATTGCGGCCACCCTCGAGCCCGACGTTGAGCACCTTTTCCAGATCCGCGACGGTCCAGTTTTTGACGTAGCTCAAAGGCTTTGCAGCAAAGGTAGGTCCTTTGGCTTCGGGTTTCGCTTCCAGGATGGGTTTAAGCGCAGCCTTTTCCTCCTCAGTCAGGCTGGCGAGGCTGTCGCGTTTAATGTCCTCAATGAACAGACCGAAGCTGGCCCCGCCTGTATAGGTAGCGGCGCGCTGGAACCACTTGAAGAACTCCTCGCGCAGGGCGGGTGTCCAGCCTGCTTTGGCCAGGCGCAGAGTTTTGGCATAACCGATCTGCTCTTCCTGGGTCGGGGCGCTGTTCACCAGCGGTACGGCTTTGGCGACGACGCTTCCATCTCCCAAATAGACCAGCATTTCACACAGATCCTGGCTGAAGCCGATATCCTTGTGTGGGA encodes the following:
- the ychF gene encoding redox-regulated ATPase YchF; protein product: MLQAGIVGLPNVGKSTLFNAVTRTRKAEAANYPFCTIEPNQGVVVVPDERLAVLSKISGSQKLVPAAIEFVDIAGLVKGASQGEGLGNKFLSHIREVDAIVHVVRCFEGGDITHVDGSVDPIRDIEVINTELILADMDSVSKRKSRSEKDAKRGVKEAQAEFSLCEKLLPHLDAMKPAVTLELNDEEKKVLKSFFLLSGKPCIYACNVGEDELAQASKEPDKHPQVAKVREYVKHAHAASACVVSAAIESELSELPEEDAKAYLADLGVEDSGVNLLIKSVYALLGLQTYLTTGEKETRAWTITKGMKAPQAAGVIHGDFERGFIAAQIVHYDDLVALGSEAKAREAGKLRIEGKEYVMRDGDVVEWRFNV
- a CDS encoding DUF2007 domain-containing protein is translated as MITFATFSKPEEAHLLRMRLEAAGIPAFVQDENTVQMYWLYSNAIGGVRVQIAGEDLEAAQEFLAADTPQSSPDAVEVHCPSCGSAETAPDEFPRQMSFLSLILLNFPILIGRKQWRCGACQTVFKPVQE
- a CDS encoding C39 family peptidase, yielding MKPLLAVLFVIALTPAAFCQEVRVFTNAQGVAIRAALISVANGQATIKREDGAQFAVPVTAFSAVDQEYIRQWSAKPAPTSAAAGPNASLDAATLNALAGQSIFDELSLWESPGEGVAERLQLRRESQTSNQSSFRSYPKEDFRVFGARPFSVALYADEGKTTSLSLVFANKGDLFGSKGSAELHFDKDTPPAEAEKIVKKAMDADLKAISETITAKLGAPKRERFGEGKTGRMNMQRWDWRGHSILLAEAEGEYVGLQIVPTAFADAGGKSTRVPDAVIRERSSKNVLKRPNGDVVIQDIPMVDQGPKGYCVPATAERAMRYLGVSADMYILANAGGTGYGGGTSVSKLLEGVGRYIRAKGRSFDTWEGAMSVRDLAKHIDKGIPVIWALSSTKAFNETANRRTDERKTVTEWSEWKKKLAVDTADNVLMPDSESGHVVLIIGYNKETGEIAFSDSWGERFMERWITIKEADLVSQRYYYVVGF